In the Gammaproteobacteria bacterium genome, one interval contains:
- the dxs gene encoding 1-deoxy-D-xylulose-5-phosphate synthase: MTKLSDTFPILAQIDNPADLRELDEAQLPELADEIRAFLLQSLARTGGHLASGLGSVEITIALHYLFDTPHDRLVWDVGHQCYPHKILTGRRDQMAGMRQQGGLSGFPKITESEYDHFGAGHSSTSISAALGMEIASHAQAIERKNVAIIGDGGMTAGMAYEALNHGGAIDNNLLVILNDNEMSISPNVGAMSKYLSSIWSGKIYSSLRSGSKKVLKRIPSAWELAKRAEEHVKGMVTPGTLFEELGFSYFGPIDGHNLKDLLSLIRNLQQIPGPRMLHIVTRKGKGYAPAEEDACKFHGVGPFDPETGEVKSSSKPGLQSYTNIFSDWLVAKGHAEPKLHAITPAMREGSGLVRFSQEIPERYHDVGIAEQHSITLAAGMACEGLKPVVAIYSTFLQRGYDQFVHDVAVQNLDVTFAVDRAGVVGADGATHTGNFDVAFARCVPNVIMMAPANGEDMFELLNTAYQYPGPAMVRYPRDSVAQPSAVNTDIDAEIGKAIQTRVGKQTALLVFGSLFNIAQPIADDLDISLVNMRFIKPLDETLIKDLAANHDFLVTLEDASIAGGAGSAVLEYLNQEKINTPLLRLGLNDEFPSQGSREQILKDYGLDADTIRNSIVEFTRS; the protein is encoded by the coding sequence TTGACTAAATTAAGCGATACCTTCCCGATTCTGGCGCAGATCGACAACCCTGCGGATTTACGCGAACTGGATGAAGCGCAACTTCCAGAGCTGGCTGACGAAATCCGCGCTTTCCTGTTACAAAGCCTGGCGCGCACCGGCGGTCACCTCGCCTCAGGACTGGGATCGGTGGAAATCACGATTGCGCTGCATTACCTGTTCGATACACCGCATGACCGACTGGTCTGGGACGTTGGCCATCAATGCTACCCGCACAAGATACTAACCGGTCGACGCGATCAAATGGCGGGAATGCGACAGCAGGGTGGCCTGTCGGGTTTTCCTAAAATTACCGAGTCGGAATATGATCATTTTGGTGCCGGTCATTCCAGTACATCAATCAGCGCCGCGCTGGGTATGGAGATTGCTTCGCACGCGCAAGCGATCGAACGTAAGAACGTGGCTATCATCGGTGACGGTGGCATGACTGCCGGCATGGCCTACGAGGCACTCAACCACGGCGGCGCCATCGACAATAACCTGCTGGTCATCTTAAATGACAACGAAATGTCGATTTCGCCCAATGTCGGCGCCATGTCAAAATACCTGTCCAGTATCTGGTCGGGCAAGATTTACTCGAGCCTGCGTTCGGGCAGTAAAAAAGTGTTGAAAAGGATTCCCAGTGCCTGGGAATTGGCCAAGCGCGCCGAGGAACACGTCAAGGGCATGGTAACGCCGGGAACCCTGTTTGAAGAACTCGGTTTCTCTTATTTCGGACCGATCGATGGCCACAATCTGAAAGACCTGCTATCCCTTATCCGGAATTTACAGCAAATACCCGGGCCGCGGATGCTCCACATCGTCACCCGCAAAGGTAAGGGCTATGCCCCGGCCGAGGAAGATGCCTGCAAGTTTCACGGCGTGGGTCCCTTTGACCCGGAAACCGGCGAAGTCAAGTCCTCGAGCAAACCAGGCCTGCAGTCATATACCAATATATTTTCCGACTGGCTGGTTGCCAAAGGCCATGCAGAGCCGAAGCTGCATGCGATTACGCCGGCAATGCGGGAAGGCTCGGGACTGGTCAGGTTTTCACAGGAGATACCGGAGCGTTACCATGATGTCGGCATCGCCGAACAACATTCGATAACTCTCGCCGCCGGGATGGCCTGTGAGGGCCTCAAACCCGTGGTTGCGATTTACTCAACCTTCCTGCAACGCGGCTATGACCAGTTTGTTCACGACGTGGCAGTACAGAATCTCGATGTAACTTTTGCGGTTGACCGAGCCGGTGTTGTTGGTGCCGACGGCGCCACTCATACCGGTAATTTTGATGTTGCCTTTGCTCGGTGTGTCCCGAACGTCATCATGATGGCTCCCGCAAACGGTGAAGATATGTTCGAGTTGCTCAACACTGCATATCAATATCCCGGGCCGGCCATGGTGCGATACCCGAGAGACAGCGTCGCACAACCCTCGGCAGTGAATACTGACATTGACGCTGAAATCGGAAAGGCGATACAGACAAGAGTCGGGAAACAAACCGCACTACTGGTATTTGGCAGTCTTTTCAACATTGCGCAACCAATCGCCGACGATCTCGATATCAGTCTCGTTAACATGCGTTTTATCAAACCGCTTGACGAAACACTGATAAAAGACCTGGCCGCCAACCACGATTTCCTGGTAACACTGGAAGATGCCAGTATTGCCGGTGGCGCAGGCTCGGCTGTTCTCGAGTACCTGAACCAGGAAAAGATCAACACTCCACTGTTGCGCCTGGGGCTCAACGACGAGTTCCCCTCCCAGGGGAGCCGGGAACAGATACTGAAAGATTACGGGCTCGATGCCGATACGATACGCAATTCTATCGTCGAGTTTACCCGTAGCTAG
- a CDS encoding AI-2E family transporter has translation MFDILQQWYRRHFTDPQTVIFAFILVSGALLIFVLHAHLLPILVAMIIAYLAEGLVAWLHKINLGRTVAASVVTALMITAIILTFFVLLPLLSKQVTELFREMPNMLSQGQHLLLQLPEQYPDYVSAQQIEEVLTLARNELTSFGQRAVSISLSSVVGVITFLVYMILLPLMVFFFLKDKELILRWLADFLPEERRLLRTVWAELDIKIASYVRGKVIEVLIIWVATYIAFAIMGLNYAMLLSLAVGLSVIIPYVGATVVTIPVALIAFFQWGFTSEFGWLMVIYGFVQFLDGNLLVPLLFSEVVNLHPVAIIVAVVFFGSLWGVWGVFFAIPLATLIQAIIKAWPSDDLIAE, from the coding sequence ATGTTTGATATTTTACAACAGTGGTACCGCCGCCATTTCACCGATCCGCAAACCGTGATTTTCGCGTTTATACTGGTGTCCGGTGCGTTGCTAATATTTGTCCTGCATGCGCATCTACTGCCGATTCTTGTCGCGATGATTATTGCCTATCTGGCTGAAGGGTTGGTGGCGTGGTTGCATAAAATCAATCTTGGACGAACAGTAGCGGCGAGCGTTGTAACTGCACTCATGATTACGGCAATCATCCTCACGTTTTTCGTGTTATTGCCGCTGCTGTCCAAGCAGGTTACCGAATTGTTCCGCGAAATGCCGAACATGCTGAGTCAGGGCCAGCATTTGCTGCTGCAACTTCCCGAGCAATATCCTGATTACGTCTCTGCACAGCAGATCGAGGAAGTTCTGACTCTGGCACGCAACGAATTGACGTCTTTCGGGCAGCGCGCGGTGAGCATTTCGCTATCGTCAGTTGTCGGTGTAATCACCTTCCTCGTTTACATGATTTTACTGCCGCTGATGGTGTTCTTTTTTCTCAAAGACAAGGAACTGATTCTTCGCTGGCTCGCTGATTTTCTGCCTGAAGAGCGTCGATTATTGCGCACCGTCTGGGCGGAACTCGACATCAAGATTGCGAGTTACGTGCGCGGCAAGGTCATTGAGGTTTTGATTATCTGGGTGGCTACTTATATCGCATTTGCAATTATGGGGCTTAATTATGCGATGCTGCTCAGCCTTGCAGTCGGCCTGTCGGTTATTATTCCTTACGTCGGCGCCACCGTGGTTACGATTCCTGTCGCCCTGATCGCCTTTTTCCAATGGGGCTTCACTTCGGAGTTTGGCTGGTTGATGGTGATTTACGGTTTTGTCCAGTTTCTGGATGGTAACTTGCTGGTGCCTTTACTGTTCTCGGAAGTGGTCAATCTGCACCCCGTCGCGATCATTGTCGCGGTCGTATTTTTCGGCAGTTTATGGGGTGTGTGGGGTGTTTTCTTTGCGATCCCGCTGGCGACTTTAATCCAGGCAATTATCAAGGCCTGGCCATCCGATGATCTAATTGCTGAATAA
- the ispA gene encoding (2E,6E)-farnesyl diphosphate synthase translates to MKIDAQVFESLVEEFQQRVDTALDNWLPRADVYPLRLHRAMRYAVLAPGKRVRPILVYATASALGIELERVDGVAAAVEIIHAYSLIHDDLPAMDDDDLRRGRPTCHREFDEATAILAGDALQALAFYIISHDPEMVDDPAARLQMIEKLSLFSGSRGMAGGQAIDLAAVGKTLNIAELETMHIHKTGALIRTCVQLVAYSTNNLTRQQFKALDSYSKCIGLSFQVQDDILDVIGDTEMLGKTQGSDSAKNKPTFPSIIGLEASYEKAQELHQNALEALSIFGEEADILRYISAWFVERKN, encoded by the coding sequence ATGAAGATTGATGCCCAGGTCTTCGAGTCCCTGGTTGAAGAATTCCAGCAAAGAGTAGACACCGCGCTCGATAACTGGCTTCCCAGGGCCGACGTTTATCCATTGCGGTTGCACCGGGCAATGCGATACGCGGTGCTGGCCCCGGGAAAAAGGGTGCGACCAATCCTGGTGTACGCAACGGCGTCGGCGCTCGGCATCGAACTGGAACGAGTCGATGGCGTGGCCGCTGCAGTTGAAATCATTCATGCCTATTCACTGATCCATGACGACCTGCCGGCGATGGACGATGATGACCTGCGACGTGGTCGCCCCACCTGTCATCGCGAGTTCGATGAAGCCACTGCCATACTCGCGGGAGACGCATTGCAGGCGCTAGCATTTTACATCATAAGCCATGATCCAGAAATGGTCGATGACCCGGCGGCTCGTTTGCAAATGATCGAAAAACTATCCCTGTTCTCAGGCTCACGCGGTATGGCGGGCGGCCAGGCAATCGATCTGGCCGCGGTTGGTAAAACGCTGAACATCGCGGAACTTGAAACCATGCACATCCATAAGACCGGCGCCCTGATTCGTACCTGTGTACAACTGGTGGCGTACAGCACAAACAACCTGACCCGGCAGCAATTCAAAGCGCTCGATTCGTATTCCAAGTGCATCGGCCTGTCGTTCCAGGTTCAGGATGATATCCTCGATGTTATTGGCGATACCGAGATGCTCGGGAAGACGCAAGGATCTGACAGCGCCAAAAATAAACCGACCTTCCCTTCGATCATCGGTCTCGAGGCGTCTTATGAAAAAGCCCAGGAGTTGCATCAGAACGCGCTAGAGGCCCTATCGATATTTGGTGAGGAAGCCGACATTTTAAGGTATATTTCGGCCTGGTTCGTCGAGCGGAAAAACTAA
- the dapA gene encoding 4-hydroxy-tetrahydrodipicolinate synthase, giving the protein MFKGSIVALVTPMLDKGDVDYTALEALIEFHVREGTQALVIAGTTGESATLSPDEHCDLLQKSYEIISQRLPMIAGTGANSTAEAIELTRCAKSSHAEAALLVSPYYNKPTQKGLILHHQAIATAVDIPQILYNVPGRTACDMQADTVAELAKVSNIVGIKEATGSMDRLADIKRQVDDDFALLTGDDSTTCEFILNGGHGAISVTANVVPAKMARMCQLALEGKENEARAADAEIAELHRLLFIESNPIPVKWAISQMGFGELNLRLPMTVLDEQYQQPLRQALVACGAL; this is encoded by the coding sequence ATGTTTAAAGGCAGTATCGTTGCACTGGTGACACCAATGCTCGACAAGGGAGATGTCGATTATACGGCGCTTGAAGCGCTCATCGAATTTCACGTTCGTGAAGGGACTCAGGCGCTCGTAATTGCCGGCACGACCGGTGAATCGGCAACTCTGAGCCCCGACGAACACTGTGACCTGTTACAAAAAAGCTACGAGATCATTAGTCAGCGCCTGCCGATGATTGCCGGCACCGGTGCCAATTCGACCGCCGAGGCTATCGAACTTACCCGTTGTGCGAAGTCGAGCCATGCGGAGGCCGCGCTGCTGGTATCTCCTTACTACAACAAGCCAACCCAGAAAGGCTTGATTTTGCATCACCAGGCGATCGCCACTGCAGTTGATATCCCGCAGATTCTTTACAATGTTCCGGGGCGCACCGCCTGTGACATGCAGGCCGATACCGTAGCCGAACTGGCTAAAGTCAGTAATATCGTAGGCATCAAGGAAGCGACTGGCAGCATGGACCGACTTGCCGATATCAAGCGTCAGGTTGACGATGATTTTGCTTTGTTAACCGGTGACGATTCGACGACCTGCGAGTTTATTTTAAACGGGGGTCATGGTGCGATTTCCGTAACCGCCAACGTGGTCCCTGCCAAAATGGCCAGGATGTGCCAGCTTGCTCTGGAAGGTAAGGAGAACGAGGCCCGCGCGGCGGATGCGGAAATTGCCGAATTACATCGGCTGTTGTTTATCGAGTCCAATCCAATACCTGTCAAGTGGGCGATTTCGCAGATGGGTTTCGGGGAGCTGAACCTGCGTTTACCGATGACAGTTTTAGACGAACAGTACCAGCAACCGCTACGCCAGGCCCTGGTCGCCTGCGGAGCGCTATGA
- a CDS encoding MBL fold metallo-hydrolase: MRIASLGSGSRGNATLVQHEQTTLLVDNGFSLKQFTQRLERFEIDPGSIDAVLLTHEHGDHSGGIERLCNNHNIPLWTAVGTARATLPPDFRYHRLVAGQAVTFGGIEVLPITVPHDASEPLQFIFHQLDNGKRLGILTDTGHVTRHIVEAFSRLNALLLEFNHDPDLLEAGPYPDMVKQRVGGNLGHLSNHQSIDLLRQIDTASLSCLIAAHISEKNNRPIIVDELIRELEDVPPPVLANQNEGFDWISI; encoded by the coding sequence ATGCGTATTGCCTCGTTGGGAAGTGGCAGTCGGGGTAACGCGACCCTGGTACAGCACGAGCAAACAACACTGCTGGTTGATAACGGGTTTTCTTTAAAACAGTTTACGCAACGCCTCGAGCGATTCGAAATCGATCCCGGTTCGATAGACGCGGTGCTACTCACCCACGAACATGGCGATCACAGTGGTGGAATCGAGCGTCTTTGCAATAATCACAATATTCCGCTCTGGACTGCGGTGGGTACCGCTCGCGCCACGCTGCCACCCGATTTTCGCTACCATAGGCTGGTGGCCGGGCAAGCCGTTACCTTCGGCGGGATCGAGGTTTTGCCGATCACTGTGCCCCACGATGCCAGCGAGCCACTGCAGTTTATTTTTCATCAACTGGACAATGGTAAACGCTTAGGCATTCTCACCGATACCGGTCATGTAACAAGACACATCGTCGAGGCTTTCAGTCGTCTCAATGCGTTGTTACTCGAGTTTAACCATGATCCCGACTTGCTGGAAGCAGGACCGTATCCGGATATGGTGAAACAACGCGTCGGTGGAAATCTCGGACATTTATCAAATCATCAATCGATCGATTTACTGCGTCAGATAGATACCGCCAGTCTAAGCTGCCTGATTGCCGCCCATATTTCGGAAAAGAATAACAGGCCGATTATCGTCGATGAGTTGATTCGGGAGCTGGAAGATGTGCCGCCCCCGGTGCTGGCCAACCAAAACGAGGGTTTTGACTGGATATCGATTTAG
- the bamC gene encoding outer membrane protein assembly factor BamC, with the protein MKLIPAVSVLLLAALLAACQGMGADKRYLEASLGRNLELPPDLSENEEGSSFELPTGFSGNADGSTDKVPVLARVESLRLEGSGDLYWLNVDEPVDNLYQLVKIFWFSEGYRLVVDEPVIGIMQTEWVLTEQGTSEDVRPWYQRLFASDDLSASQDQFKTRIELDPNGQGGRIYIAHRGTEYVHVLETTSRSQTKDDSDGNQWRFRQPEPELEIEMLSRLMIYLGLQKAEVEQQVADIKLLSPRAFQHIDPSEKSPFLIVKDPYQIAWNRIYHQLERMNFEIESAKFKRGLLLEGVIIVNAQFSESEEQKGLFSFFSSSSENVKKQIVVVLAEETHEHTRVMIETSSGDFDTSPEGAAFLDLLYRNIR; encoded by the coding sequence ATGAAGTTAATTCCAGCGGTATCGGTTTTGCTACTTGCAGCATTGCTCGCGGCTTGCCAAGGCATGGGTGCGGATAAGCGTTATCTCGAAGCGTCGCTGGGTAGAAACCTGGAACTGCCTCCGGACCTGTCCGAAAATGAGGAAGGTTCCAGTTTTGAATTGCCGACTGGATTTTCTGGTAATGCGGACGGATCGACAGACAAAGTGCCGGTACTGGCGAGGGTAGAATCGCTGCGACTCGAGGGCAGCGGTGATCTTTACTGGCTGAATGTTGACGAGCCGGTCGATAATCTCTATCAGCTGGTTAAGATTTTCTGGTTTTCCGAAGGCTATCGCCTGGTAGTCGATGAACCGGTTATCGGAATTATGCAGACCGAATGGGTATTGACGGAACAGGGTACTAGTGAAGATGTCCGCCCGTGGTACCAGAGACTGTTCGCAAGCGACGACCTTTCCGCAAGCCAGGATCAATTTAAAACCAGGATCGAGCTAGATCCAAATGGGCAGGGTGGCCGGATCTATATCGCTCATCGTGGAACCGAGTATGTTCACGTGCTGGAAACCACCAGCCGAAGTCAAACGAAGGACGATAGCGACGGTAATCAATGGCGCTTTCGGCAACCCGAACCTGAACTCGAGATCGAAATGTTGTCACGCCTGATGATTTACCTCGGTCTGCAAAAAGCCGAGGTCGAGCAGCAAGTGGCGGATATAAAATTGCTTAGTCCAAGGGCTTTCCAACACATCGATCCAAGTGAAAAATCCCCATTCCTGATTGTAAAGGATCCATATCAGATCGCCTGGAATCGGATTTATCATCAACTTGAGCGCATGAATTTTGAAATCGAATCTGCGAAGTTTAAAAGAGGATTACTCCTAGAGGGCGTGATAATTGTCAATGCGCAGTTCTCCGAGAGTGAAGAGCAAAAAGGATTATTTTCTTTCTTCTCCAGTTCCAGTGAAAACGTTAAAAAACAAATCGTGGTGGTGTTGGCCGAAGAAACCCATGAACACACCCGGGTAATGATCGAAACGAGCAGTGGAGATTTTGATACCTCTCCTGAGGGGGCGGCATTTCTGGACCTGTTATATCGGAATATCAGATAA
- a CDS encoding exodeoxyribonuclease VII small subunit: MTENKDKLKDFEKSLQHLEKIVGNMESGELGLEESLEQFEKGIKLAKTCQDTLANAELRVEQLIEKNGLQQTVPFEDIDED, from the coding sequence ATGACTGAAAACAAAGACAAACTCAAAGATTTCGAAAAATCCCTGCAGCACCTGGAAAAAATAGTCGGCAACATGGAATCCGGCGAACTGGGTCTGGAAGAGTCACTCGAGCAATTCGAAAAGGGTATCAAACTCGCAAAGACTTGCCAGGATACCCTTGCTAATGCCGAACTGCGCGTCGAACAATTAATCGAAAAAAACGGCCTGCAGCAAACCGTTCCCTTCGAAGACATTGATGAAGATTGA
- the folE2 gene encoding GTP cyclohydrolase FolE2 — protein MNGEPAQSTISTIPDVQGSADTRELAINKVGIKDIRHPVIVKDRSDGKQHTIATFSMFVFLPHQFKGTHMSRFVKILNDHEKEISYTSFNDMLREMAELLEAESGYIEMKFPYFVNKKAPVSGVESLLDYEVSLVGEINAGITNTRIRVQIPVTSLCPCSKSISDYGAHNQRSHVTLDARTSGFIWIEELIDIVEKQASCELYGLLKRPDEKYVTERAYDNPKFVEDMVRDIAGELNKDDRIRQYVLESENFESIHNHSAYALIEFDKDADKKA, from the coding sequence ATGAATGGTGAACCAGCACAGTCAACAATTTCGACGATTCCCGACGTCCAGGGATCCGCGGATACACGCGAACTCGCAATAAACAAGGTTGGAATCAAGGATATTCGCCATCCGGTGATTGTTAAAGACCGCTCCGATGGCAAACAACATACCATCGCAACCTTCAGCATGTTTGTTTTCCTGCCGCACCAGTTCAAGGGCACGCACATGTCGCGATTCGTCAAGATACTGAACGATCACGAGAAGGAAATATCCTATACATCGTTTAACGACATGCTCAGGGAAATGGCTGAACTGCTCGAAGCCGAATCGGGCTACATCGAAATGAAATTCCCCTACTTCGTAAACAAGAAAGCACCGGTATCGGGGGTCGAGTCGCTGCTTGACTACGAGGTTTCCCTGGTTGGAGAAATAAATGCCGGCATCACCAACACCCGCATCAGGGTCCAGATTCCGGTAACCAGCCTGTGCCCATGCTCCAAGTCGATTTCGGATTATGGTGCCCACAATCAACGTTCACATGTCACGCTTGATGCGAGAACCAGCGGATTTATCTGGATAGAAGAACTGATCGATATTGTCGAAAAACAGGCTTCTTGCGAGCTCTATGGCCTGCTCAAGCGTCCCGATGAGAAATACGTGACCGAGCGAGCCTATGATAATCCCAAGTTTGTCGAAGACATGGTGCGCGATATCGCGGGCGAACTAAACAAGGATGATCGTATTCGGCAATACGTACTCGAATCAGAAAACTTTGAGTCGATTCACAACCACTCGGCTTATGCCCTGATCGAGTTTGATAAGGACGCCGATAAAAAAGCCTAA
- a CDS encoding LysR family transcriptional regulator, with the protein MSDRRLKVFHTVSKLLSFTKAAEALHMTQPAVTFQVRQLEEYFNTRLFDRTHNKVNLTPAGERVSEFAERIFDLYSEMENTVRDLTGEISGALTIGASTTIAEYMLPALLGEFKICYPDINLRLKVSNSEGIVSMVEHNVIDLGVVESPVSNKNLIVEVCYDDQLVVITAPDHELAKRGDKVKASDIVRYPFVSREEGSGTREVIMQYFLDQKIKPSDLNFSLELGSPESIKGAVEAGMGITIISRSIIGKELKLNTLCELQLDPPLSRPFSFVRQRQKFRVTVMEKLLEFARSYFEDNK; encoded by the coding sequence ATGAGCGATCGCAGACTCAAGGTTTTCCACACTGTTTCCAAGTTGCTAAGTTTCACCAAGGCCGCCGAAGCGCTGCACATGACCCAGCCCGCCGTAACCTTCCAGGTACGTCAGCTCGAAGAGTACTTTAACACCCGCCTGTTTGATCGAACCCATAACAAGGTCAACCTGACGCCGGCCGGGGAGCGTGTTTCCGAGTTTGCGGAGCGCATTTTTGACCTGTATTCGGAGATGGAAAACACGGTTCGCGATTTGACGGGCGAGATCAGCGGTGCGCTGACCATTGGTGCAAGTACAACGATCGCCGAATACATGTTACCGGCATTGCTCGGGGAATTTAAAATTTGTTACCCGGATATCAACCTGCGTCTCAAAGTTTCAAATTCCGAAGGCATCGTATCGATGGTTGAGCACAACGTGATCGACCTTGGCGTGGTCGAGTCGCCGGTAAGCAACAAGAACCTGATTGTCGAAGTGTGCTATGACGATCAACTGGTTGTGATTACCGCGCCCGACCACGAACTCGCAAAACGCGGCGACAAGGTGAAGGCCTCCGATATTGTCAGGTACCCTTTTGTCAGCCGTGAAGAAGGTTCCGGCACGCGCGAGGTGATCATGCAATATTTCCTCGATCAAAAGATCAAACCCAGTGATTTGAACTTCAGTCTCGAACTCGGCAGTCCAGAGTCGATCAAGGGGGCAGTTGAGGCCGGCATGGGAATTACGATAATTTCTCGCTCGATCATCGGCAAGGAATTAAAATTGAACACGCTTTGTGAACTGCAACTTGATCCACCGTTGAGCCGACCTTTCTCCTTTGTTCGCCAGCGACAGAAATTTCGGGTCACGGTAATGGAGAAATTACTCGAGTTCGCTCGATCCTATTTCGAAGACAACAAGTAG
- a CDS encoding cold shock domain-containing protein, whose product MSETVSGTVKWFNDAKGYGFISQEGGKDVFVHYSAIQSEGHKTLQQGQAVTMKVTDGAKGPQAEDVSPA is encoded by the coding sequence ATGTCTGAAACAGTATCTGGCACAGTTAAATGGTTTAACGATGCCAAGGGCTATGGTTTTATTTCGCAAGAAGGTGGAAAAGACGTTTTTGTTCATTACAGCGCCATTCAGTCTGAAGGTCATAAGACGCTTCAGCAAGGTCAGGCCGTAACGATGAAAGTTACGGATGGCGCAAAGGGCCCGCAGGCCGAAGACGTTTCACCCGCTTAA
- the radA gene encoding DNA repair protein RadA gives MARQNALFQCRECAAALPKWSGQCPDCKSWNSIEEIPVLPSSPGSRASWHGIAGGAEVFTLNQVPVSETPRFGTQIDELDRVLGGGLVEGSVVLLGGDPGIGKSTILLQCLTLISQDHEALYVTGEESPQQISLRATRLRIPADNMKLLSSTCVEDIIQQAGKIKPAVMVIDSIQTIFSSSLQSAPGSVSQVRESTAMLVRFAKQSNVAIVLVGHVTKEGQLAGPRVLEHMVDTVLYFEGDASTRYRVIRAVKNRFGAINELGIFAMTDEGLKPVSNPSAIFLAQHDQPVSGSVIMVSREGTRPFLVEIQALVSECHGGQPRRLSVGLESNRLAMLIAILQRHGSVPLFDQDVFINAVGGVRITETAADLAILLAILSSYRDRPLNRHSLVFGEVGLSGEIRPVPNGEERLREASKHGFKTAIIPQANMPKSGLFDNLKLIPVSHLADTLDTL, from the coding sequence ATGGCTAGGCAAAATGCACTGTTTCAGTGTCGGGAATGCGCAGCCGCGTTACCCAAATGGTCAGGGCAATGCCCCGACTGTAAAAGCTGGAATAGTATCGAGGAGATTCCGGTCTTACCGTCGAGCCCGGGAAGCAGGGCTAGTTGGCATGGGATTGCCGGTGGGGCCGAAGTGTTTACCCTCAACCAGGTTCCCGTCAGCGAAACGCCTCGTTTCGGCACCCAGATCGATGAACTCGACCGCGTACTGGGTGGGGGCCTGGTAGAAGGTTCGGTCGTGCTGCTCGGTGGAGATCCGGGAATCGGCAAGTCTACAATCTTGTTGCAGTGCCTGACCCTGATCAGCCAGGATCACGAAGCGCTGTACGTCACCGGCGAAGAATCGCCCCAGCAGATCAGCTTGCGCGCCACCCGTCTGCGTATCCCGGCTGACAACATGAAATTACTCAGCTCGACCTGTGTAGAAGATATCATCCAGCAGGCTGGCAAGATCAAGCCCGCGGTCATGGTCATCGATTCGATCCAGACAATATTCAGCAGCAGCCTGCAATCGGCGCCGGGCTCGGTCAGCCAGGTCAGGGAGAGTACCGCCATGCTGGTAAGGTTTGCCAAGCAATCCAATGTCGCCATCGTCCTGGTCGGTCATGTGACCAAGGAAGGTCAGCTTGCCGGGCCGCGGGTACTGGAGCACATGGTCGATACCGTGCTTTACTTTGAAGGCGATGCTTCGACCCGCTACCGCGTGATTCGCGCGGTCAAGAATCGATTTGGCGCAATCAACGAACTCGGTATCTTCGCGATGACTGACGAGGGTCTGAAGCCGGTCAGTAATCCTTCGGCGATATTCCTGGCCCAGCACGATCAGCCCGTATCGGGCAGCGTAATCATGGTGTCGCGCGAGGGTACACGCCCTTTCCTGGTCGAAATTCAGGCGTTGGTCAGTGAATGCCACGGTGGCCAGCCACGGCGACTCAGCGTGGGCCTCGAATCAAATCGACTGGCTATGCTGATCGCTATTTTGCAGCGCCACGGCAGTGTTCCACTCTTTGACCAGGACGTTTTTATCAATGCGGTCGGGGGTGTACGCATCACCGAAACGGCAGCAGATCTCGCGATCTTGCTTGCGATATTGTCCAGTTATCGTGATCGCCCCTTGAACCGGCACTCACTGGTCTTTGGCGAAGTCGGATTATCCGGTGAAATCAGGCCCGTACCCAATGGCGAAGAGCGCCTGCGCGAGGCCAGTAAACATGGATTCAAGACGGCAATCATTCCACAGGCCAACATGCCGAAAAGCGGATTGTTTGATAACCTGAAGTTAATACCGGTCAGTCATTTAGCTGATACCCTGGATACACTATAA